One Lactobacillus crispatus DNA segment encodes these proteins:
- the tpx gene encoding thiol peroxidase encodes MKVTFKGKEVQLIGMPPKVGDEMPNFTVLDKNKQEATKDSLLGKNTLISVVPDINTPVCSIQTKTFNQTMDQFPDVNFLTISTNTIKDQQNWCAAEGIKNMQLMSDEKLSFGKATGLLIPESGILARSVWILEPNGKIVYREIVDEITHEPDYNTAVNELKKLL; translated from the coding sequence TTACTTTTAAAGGAAAAGAAGTTCAATTAATTGGTATGCCACCTAAGGTTGGCGATGAAATGCCTAATTTTACAGTTTTAGACAAAAATAAGCAAGAAGCTACTAAAGATAGTTTATTAGGTAAAAATACTTTGATCAGTGTTGTACCAGATATCAACACACCTGTCTGCAGCATTCAAACTAAAACTTTTAACCAAACAATGGATCAGTTTCCTGACGTTAACTTTTTAACTATTTCAACTAATACCATCAAAGACCAGCAAAATTGGTGTGCGGCTGAAGGTATTAAAAATATGCAATTAATGTCTGATGAAAAATTATCTTTTGGTAAAGCTACTGGCTTACTAATACCAGAATCTGGAATACTAGCACGCAGTGTGTGGATTCTTGAGCCTAACGGTAAAATCGTTTATCGTGAAATTGTTGATGAAATTACTCATGAGCCCGATTATAATACTGCTGTAAATGAATTAAAAAAGTTGCTGTAA